A segment of the Lolium perenne isolate Kyuss_39 chromosome 3, Kyuss_2.0, whole genome shotgun sequence genome:
GGCTACCGCGATGAATACCGGAGTTGAAGACGCTACATCGAGTGGTGGCGGCCATGTCGATGCGCTGGCAACCGACGGTGACGCATGATCACTTTCCTCCTTGATGATGTGATGTTCAATCTTCTATTGGTGCCATGTTTCATGTTTCATGTATGATTGAGTACTTTGAacaatctattttgcatgattatgTTGTTGCATTGAGAATTAGCGGATGATTTGCATAAACCCTTTGTTTCCGGTTTTTGGTTGCGGGCCAAAAAATGGCTGCGCAGTCCAGACGCGCCAAACGCggcccgcataacaacatattcCGAATACACCGATTTTCAACCTCAAAACGCGTTTGGATCACCTAGATACACCGATTTGAGGTTTACGGTTTAGAAGTCTGCTAGTCATTGTTCACGATCCAAAAAAACATCCAAAAAAACCTTTGGTCCAGATGTCACCCGGTTGCAGTATTGCAACAGCCAGGCACTAACACGTGCAGAAGCTGGAGAATGTTCGTCCTTGCGAAATATTAGAGTTATTATCTCGTACACGATTTAAGCGGAGGATATGTTGAACTGATGTGGATCAACAATATCCTGTCCTCGACGAGACGTTCATACACAGAGGAACACGACCGTTTTCCACGTCCAACTCCACCAAGGTCCAAGTTGGCACGTCGCGCTAAACGCCTCGCTaaccacggccatcttccagctccAGGTATATAAATAAGCTTTACCACGCAGGCCAAACGATCacctctctctctcgctctcgcTCTCTCCGTTCGTCTCTCACAAAAAGAATAGCCACTCAAGCAGGACGATCTAGCTCAAAAAGATCAAGAGCCAGCTCCGAGGCTTGAGATATAAACTTCTATATCTACATCGATCCGGAGATCGATCGTCGATGGGGAACTGCAACTGTTTCAAGTCGCACCGCGCCGTGGCGTCGTGGGTGGACGACGACGAGTGGGTGGTGGACGTGGAGGAGGGGAAGAGGCCAGCCGCCGAGAAGGTTGATCAGGGAGTCGAGGTGAAGATCAGGGTGACCAAGAGGCAGGTCCAGGAGCTGCTGCAGAAAGCAGGGCTGGATGGCAAGGGGCCGTGGACGGAGCAGGTGCTCGCGGAGCTGATCAACTCCGGCACGGTGTGCTGCGACCGCCCCGAGGCTAGGGGGCACTGGAGGCCGGCGCTGCAGAGCATCTCCGAAGGCGAGGAGGCATGCCTTTTGTAGGACCGTTCCATCACTCTTGATTCTGAATTTCTGATGCGCATATATAGTTACGGTAGGAAAAACCGTCTCATCAAAAACAACATCACGAGAGATGTACACGCGGTTAGATGGAACATGAAGACACTTATACCCTTTATGGAGAGGACTGTATCCCAAAAAGACACATTT
Coding sequences within it:
- the LOC127344091 gene encoding uncharacterized protein; this translates as MGNCNCFKSHRAVASWVDDDEWVVDVEEGKRPAAEKVDQGVEVKIRVTKRQVQELLQKAGLDGKGPWTEQVLAELINSGTVCCDRPEARGHWRPALQSISEGEEACLL